The Homo sapiens chromosome 21, GRCh38.p14 Primary Assembly DNA window CAGGCCTCCCGGAGCCGGAGTTCAGACCCAGCTATCTACGGTTCCGGGCAGAGCGGGACGGGCCTCTCCTGTCCCCTGCCGGTGGGCGGCCGCCGCCGGGCTCCCACTGCTGCGTTTCTGCACGCTGACTTGAAGTGCAGTACCGTGAGATTACGTGCGGACGGAGCTCGAGACCCGGGGGACCAGGGTTTCCCTTCGCCTATGGCCGATCAGTCTTGTCTGTCTGCGAGCTGCCCAGAGTAGGGAAGGTGCTCCGGGAGGGTTCTCGGGAACGGAGGGTCTTTAGAGATGCCTTTTTCTAATCCCCTCAATTCAGAAATGGAGCCCCAGAAAGTTGAAGTTAGTAAACCAGGGCTACCCAGCGAGTGCTGGTTACCCGAGGTGATCCTCACAATACAACTAGTCTTCTGATTTCGCTCGGCGCTCTCCCGTCTATTCAcgtagatttttgtctttttttttttttttcgtcttTCTTATAGTCAGATATCTTTCAGCCTCTTGGATTTTCAACATAACTTTAACAGCGTTTGGAAGCCCCGTCTAAATTTCCTACAGAAATGCCTATAACCATTTAGTTGTTTGGGGGAAAGTCGAGCTTTGTTTTTtgggtggtttgtttgtttgttttgagacagggtcttgctctgttgtccagggtggagtgcagtggtgtgatcttggctcactgcagcctcttacCTCCCacgctcaatcaatcctcccacctcagccttccgagtagctgggattacaggtgcgcaccaccatgcttggctaatttgtgtatttttagtagagacgggatttcacctggctgatcctgaactcctgacctcaggtgatccacccgcctctgcctcccaaaatgctgggattacaagcgtgggccactgtgcccagccaagtagAGTTATTATCAGTGGAAATCTAAAAAGCATTTTACTTGAGGCATAATGAAGTAAAAGGTTTTGTATCATGGAATTATCACCAAAAATGCCATCCTGGATAATGTTCTCCTATAGCTCTTATACATGGGCTAGGAtctaggtgttcaataaatatgtgctgaataatttacttttgaaatatgtcacaatgctgGCATTCCACCAGAAGAGAGGATACAGAAGGGAACACTCTCCTCTCTTTAAGAACCTTTTGAAAGGGGCGGGGGTTGCATGtaccatttttgttttcattctgctAGTAAAATAGTCACTTGACTACACCAAATTGCAAAGAAGGCTGGAAAATGGGGTTTCAGTACTAAGGAAGGAAAACTAGATATTAGGGGACAATTAGAAGTTTCCAAATCTCAtcactttttttgggggggtgggggaggcatcCCAAAGGGCAGACTGGTTTATTAGGCAGCAGCCAGGAAAATCAGCGGTTGGACTTGTCCCCACACTCCAGCTCATCCTTCTTGTTGATGGCATAGGAGCTGGAGGAGGCCTTGGTGGCATTGATGAGCTCATCCGCCAGGCACTCAGCAATGGTCTTGATGTTCCAGAAGGCAGCCTCACGAGTGCCTGTGCACAGCAGCCAGACGACCTGATTCACACAGTGCAGTGGGGACATGTCCACAGCCTGTTGTCTCACAGTCCCTGCTCGCCCAATGCATGTGGAGTCCTCCCAGGGACCACTGTTGATGATGGCGTTCACCAGGACCTGGAGAGGGTTCTCGCCTGTGAGCAGGTGGATGAAATCGAAGGCATGCTTGATGATGCACATGATCATGagcttgttgctgttgttgcagCCGTGCATCATCATGGAGTTAGTGAGGGGCTCCACAATGGGGCACTGAGCTTTGCGGAAGCATTTGGCTGCATACCACCCAGCACTGTGAGGCAGGTACTTGGCATACTTCTCCTTCACTGCAGTGTAATCCTGCAGGGAAATGCCATTGATCTGCATATCATCAGTGCTCCACTTCCCAGAGAGCTTGATGTCAAGGGGTCTCTGCCACTGCTGGTGCTGCTGTCTCCCACTCGGTCATCCTGAGGGCACAGCCTGAGTGTCTCTGTCGATCAGCATGGACCACATGCTGCCCTGGCACAGACAGGCCATTGCTTTTTAAAGTACTAATATTTTAAGGTTTCCCAGGatttttttaagctttgttaCAGAATAATATCTGTAGAAAAATGATTACCTCCATATATGAAGGAAGACATTACTGTTCACCTACCGTTGGGATGCACATGCTTTAAGTTGCTTTTTTAGTAGTGGAGACTTATGTTAATGCAGCTTGTCTGAAGTCCTTTTctactgctataacagaataacaCAGAACaggcaatttataaacaatagtgTTTTATTTGGTCCACAGTTCTGGAAGCCGGGAActccaagagcatggtgctggcatcttgTAAGGATTTtcatgctgtgtcatcccatggtaGAAAACAAGACAGACAGGGGCCAACGAGCATACAAGACAGAAGGAGAAAATCAGGCTGACGCTATCCTTTTACCAAGAGCCCAATCccaagataactaacccactcccacaataacagcattaatccattcgtgagggtggagccctcatgacccaatcacatCTTCAAGGTTCTACCTCTCAACACGATTACAATAGTAATTAAGTTTCAAACACATGAACTttttggggacacattcaaaccatagcacaatTTGCTTCTCTCAGTCTATAAACCTCTATTCCACAAAGAGTCAAACATGTATTTAGTTATGCTTTCAAAAATATGGGCATTTGGCCgagcacagtgcctcacacctgtaatcccagcactttgggaaccagaggcggttggatcacctgaggtcaggagttccagatcagcctggtcaacatggtaaaattccgtctcaactaaaaagaaaaaacaattagctgggcatggtgatacatgcctgtaatcccaactactcaggaggctgaggcaggagaatcacttgaatccgagaggcagaggttgcagtgagccaagatcacgccactgcactccagcctgggcgacagaacaagactccgtctcaaaaaaaaaaaaaaaaaaggcatttgaaaGATACGGGGATTAAGTTGCTGATGTCAACATTTCGCTGTCAATTCCAAATGTACTGATTTAAGTATTTAGTAGAATTGTAaatcagcctttaaaaaaaaaaaccacacatggccgggtgcggtggctcaagcctgtaatcccagcactttgggaggccgaggcggacagaccatgaggtcaggcattcgagaccagcctggcaaacatggtgaaaccccgtctctactaaaaatacaaaaattagccaggcatggtggcgctcacctgtaatcgcagctactcaagaggctgaagcaggagaatcgcttgaatctgggagtcagagcttgcagtgagccgagattgcaccactgcactccagcctgggcgacagagtgagactaagtctcaaaaaaaaaaaaaaaaaaccacacattttCTAATTCAATTGGTATTCTACCATGTAGCTACTGAAGCATATGTTTTGTTAAATTCCTGTTACCCAAGCACTTCAGAGAGGCACTCCTAGATTCTGGAGACATTGTGACTTCAGGACCATTTTCAGGTTTGGGCCAGGACAGGTTCTGAAAGATCTACTTCAcctaaaactagacagaaaatgcAGTCCAGTTGGTACAAGCCTATTAAGAGAAAGGAACAATCCAGGCTGTCCTTCACGCTACGCCCCATGGGTTCTAGTTTATTCTCTCTCAGGGCTGCTTCATGAACTTACTCTGATAGAGTGGTATTCACGTCCATCTTTTGAGTGTACAAGCCAAATGTGTACCACAGGAACTATCTGAAAGGCTAAAACATGTTGCATAAACAGGTACTTCCCAAAATATTCTCTTTCTCCATATGCTTATGTGGTTGTATAACAAAAAGATTCATCTGAATAAGTCTTAGGCAGCTATTAGAACTGTTGTATTTTGATAAAGGTGTCTTGAGACTAAGGTCATACTTCCTGTGGGTCTGAAATGGACTCTCTCCTGAAAGGATGGCTATTCAGTGTCAGTCATTTAGGAGAAAAGACTGATCTTTAGATGGGAAACAAAAAACCAAGGCCTGGAAGATAATTTGACTCCAGCAGAAGAGGAAATACTTCTTTCCACATCTAGACTCTGAAGACAGTGTATACATTTGTCAGTTGGTCTCTTTCAGTTATAAGTAACAGAAAAGAACATCTCAAACTGGCTTAAATAATGAGTAGGATTCTGTGGCTCATGGAACTGGAGGATCAGAGTTATCATGGGTGTTATGGTCTGAATGATTATGTCTCCTCAAAACTCTTATGCCAGggtactatattagtccattttcacactgctataaaaacattacctgagctgggcgcggtggctcacccctataatcccaacactttgggaggacgaggagggCGGAccacgacgtcaggagttcgagaccagcctgaccaacatggtgaaattctgtctctactaaaaatacaaaaattagccaggtgtggtggcaggtggttgtagtcccagctactcaggaagctgaggcaggagaatcgtttgaacccggggtacagaggttacagtgagccaagatcgtgccactgcactccagcctggaagatttgtttttcattttttttgagagagggtcttactcttgcccaggctggagtgcagtggtgtgatcatggctcactgcagccttgacctcctgggctcaagcgatcctcccacctcaggctcccaagtagctgggactacaggaatgtgctaccacacctgatttgttgttgttgttgttgttgtttttggtagagacagagtttcaccatgtttctctggctggtctcaaactcctgggctcaagcaatcctcctgccttggtctctcaaaatgttgggattacaggcatgaaccaccgtgcctggccaatcaaaaagatttttttaaaaaaatgcattcagggctgggggcggtggctcatgcctgtaatctcagcactttgggaggctgaggcgggtggatcacctgaggtcaggagtttgagacgagcctgaccaacatggagaaaccctgtctctactaaaaatacaaaattagccggacgtggtggcacatgcctgtaatcccagctacttgggaggctggggcaggagaatctcttgaacccactaggcaaagtttgcagtgagccgagattgcgccattgcactccagcctgggcaacaagagcaaaactccattacaaaaaaaaaaaaattagatgcctAGCCCAAAATATTATTACCATTATAACAAAGGGACATTGAATAATTATTATAGTAACTTTATTAACATAGACAACATTTACAAACATAAAGTGCACTgtgctgaaattaaaaatttactgaCATTTTCTGGTAACCTTACCTTCTCATTGACCAATATGGAAAATGGTTTTGTTCATCTATGTTGCTGTAATGCAGTTAAGCCTCTTACGTCtaattcccactttttttttttttttaagacggagtcttgctctgtcacccaggctggagtgcagtggcgcgatctcggctcactgcaagctccacctcctgggttcgtgccattctgctgcctcagcctccccagcagctgggactacaggcgcacaccgccatgctcagctaaatttttttgtatttttagtagagacagggtttcaccgtgttagccaggatggtctcaatctcctgacctcatgatccgcccgcctgggcctccccaagtgctgggattacaggcatgagccaccgcgcccggcctcgaaTTCCCACTTTTAACAAGAGTCACAAAATTACTGCCTTCTAAAATGTTTTTGGAACTATAGCTCTTATTAAGCAACATTCCATACTGTTCACAATTTTATTTACAGTGATACTATCATTGTAGAAACCAAATGACAaatcattcaataaattataatCACATATTATGCCAATTAATGCTGCAGCATCTAAGCTAAAGGccaaaaatttctttttgaaggtgtagttttgtttgttgttttaactatcacacattttacaaaataacacTTTCTTCCAAAATGCAGGTGGTGAGTCCCTCACTTCTGAACCACTTCTGTAACACAGCACTCTGGATTAAAGAAGgaaacactgcactccagcctgggcaacaacagcaaaactccatttcaaaaaaacaaagtggccactggaccaggcacagtggctcgcgcctgtaatcccagcactttgggaggttaaggcaggtggatcacctgaagtcaggagttcgagaccagcctggccaaaatggtgaaaccccatctctactaaaaaaaataaaaattggctgggcgtggtgacgggcacctctaatcccagctacttgggaggctgaggtaggagaatcacttgaacccaggaggcggaggttgcagtgagccaagattgcaccattgcactccagcctgggcaacaagagtgaaactccatctcaaaaaaaaaaaaaaaagcggacACTGGAGTTTTTTTCTAGAATTGCTAAATCAACTAGCTTCACTGATTTCTGCAGCCAATAAACCATCAAGTTAGACAGGAAAAAGTAGAATCTGGATGTTTGGTGTGTTTTTCATTCAGTACCCACAGAGAAGGCcctcataaaaagaaaagtacagtAATTCCAGTAGGCTAATTTTCTGATCTTAATATTTCCACCCATATGGAGGGTGTCCCAAAAGTCTTGGAACGGTTTTGAGCCTTAATAAGTTCAGGAATATAAATCCAGCAAgctcgtttaaaaaaaaaagtcatctggaGGTTTAATTGGTTAAATTTCATAACACTTCAGTTTTGTGACTTTTGATAACATATTTTTCGGTTTCCCTGTTGTTTAAGTACCTATGTTTGAAAATGGCAACAGTCACTGCTTTTAAGTTAGTTATTACAGCTCAAAACTGCACCAAAACTTTTGGAATTCATGTATGATTCCTAAGTCAGAAACCTGATCCTAGCTCATTTCACTGGATGACCAACATTTTAACACTAGAATgaactaaattattttctttagaagtttcagttatttttggccaggcatggtggctcacgcctgtaatcccagcactttgggaggccaaggggggcggatcatgaggtcaagagatcgagaccatcctggccaacatggtgaaaccccatctctattaaaaatataaaaattaggccgggcatggtggctcaagcccgtaatcccagcactttgggaggccaaggcaggtggatcatgaggtcaggggtttgagaccatcctggccaacatggtgaaaccccgtctctacaaaaaatacaaaaataggccaggcgcggtggctcacacctgtaatcccagcactttgggaggccgaggcgggcggatcacgaggtcaggagatcaagaccatcctggctaacacagtgaaaccccgtctctactaaaaatacaaaaaattagctgggcgtggtggcaggcgcctgtaatcccagctactcaggaggctgaggctggagaatggcgtgaacccaggaggtggagcttgcagtgagccgagatcgcgccactgcactccagcctgggcgacagagtgagactctgtctcaaaaaaaaagaaaacaaaatacaaaaatagccgggtatggtggtgtgtgcctataatcccagctattcgggagtctgaggcaggataatcacttgaacctgggaagcagaggttgcagtgagcctagattgtgccattgcactccagcctgggtgacagagcgagacgccgtctcaaaaaaaaaggagtttcagttattttcttttcttgctataTCCTCAGGACAAACCTGATAGGTTTCTCACTCACACATCATTGGCTATGTGATTAGTTTTGTGATAAGTACAATGGCACAATTCTTAAATTCTTGTATTATAGCAATAAATCTCATTTTCCATGTAAAGTGTCAGTGGAACTAAGAATGATTTATGATAGTAAACATCAAAATGATcgtattttaataaatttccacAGATTCATCCAGTTTAAAAAACCTTTCTTGATTTCAGgtgttttctctccttctccttgatCAAGGTTATTTGGGTTTCTATCTGtgacttcttttgtttttataaggGTCTCGTATATTTTCTGGGCTCTGACAATTTCTTTCTGAGCATCAAAATGGACTTTTTGCCTGGTCAGGATGGgaacaattaaattaaaatcattaATTCGCTTGTTtaattttctgatgttttcttgAAACTGCTCACAAACATGGTTCCACTGTTTCTTTTCAGTTGGTGTCATTGGATTCCCAAGTTTTTTCCTAGACACTAAAATTGCCTCTCTGAGTTGCTCAATAGTATCGCttatttccttttgcttaagGATCCATTCTGGTTGGTATCCATTATCGATCAGTATTCGGTTCAGGTTGTGAGTCATGGGATCAATGTAAGAACAGTCAGAAAACTTTTTCAGAGGTTTTCCTTTCCCACTGAGATTGTCAAAGTCTCCTTTTGCCATGGATTCTTGAATGAGGTCCTCCACTAAACGTTCTATAGCTTGCGTTATCTTTTGCTGTTTGCTCTGtcttatatttttaacaattacACTATCAGGAAAATACTGGCTTTGTAGTTTCTGCTTTTGATATTCCATCACTTGTTCAGCAGCACGGTCTGCCCTAAATTGCCTATAATGCTTCTCTCGTTGAGTTGGAGTCCCAAAACCAATACCTTCAAAACTTAAATAATGTCGGTGTTGGGGtgttttatatttgaatttttctacatcttcttcttcttcacctTTACTCTGACTGGCATTTGTTTGTTCTATCACATGGGAGAGCACCTTTCTATAAGCTTTTTCAATCCTTATAAATGTTGCAGAATCAGCAGTATTAGAGCCACTGTCAGGATGATATTGCTTGGCAAGCTTATGAAAAGATTCCCTGACTTCATCTGCAGAGCATCCTTCCTCCACGTTCAGCAGTCTATAATATTCTCTGATCTTCTTTTTGGATTTATGGGTTGACATCATTCTATTTCTAATGATACCAAAATATGGAAGCATTTTCACTCGATTAGGAATCACTGTAGCCTTTATCAGGTGAGATCTTAAGATCTGAGCCATCATCACATACATTGTATTCATTATTGTACCCAGAGTTCTTCCTAGCAATGACCTATAAAACGACAACAAATATAGGTTGAACAAAGTTGTATTATcagttaatttcttattttcagcAATAAGGTAAAAGATACAGCATGAATTTATAAGTACAACAAGGGGCAGTTCTTTTGAATGCTGCTgtcaactttttccttttttttttttttttgagacagagtctcgctctgtcacccaggctggagtgcagtggtgcctccacctccagagccacgcctagctaatttttttgtatttttagtagagaaggggtttcaccatatcgcccaggctggtctggatatCCTGACatggttatctgcccgcctcggcctcccaaagtgctgggattacaggtatgagccactgcgctcagccttttttttttttttttttgtctgagacagggtcttgctctgttgcccatgctggagtgcagtggcacaatcgtggctcactgcagcatcaacctcctgggctgaagtgatcctcccacctctgcctctcatgttgctaggactacaggcgtgcaccaccacacctggctaatttctgtatttttgtagggatggggtttcgtcatgttgcccaccctggtctccaactcctgagctcaaacgatctgccagtttctgcctcccaaagtgctgggattataggggtgagccactgtgcccagccacattcttttttcttttcttttcttttcttttttttttttttgagacagagtctcacccaggctggagtgcaatggcatgatctcggctcactgcaacctctgcctcccgggttcaagcgattctcctgcctcagcctcccaagtagctgggattacaggtgcacgacaccactcctggctaatttttgtatttttagtagagacggcgtttcaccgtgttagccaggatggtctcgatctcctgaccctgtgatctgcccgcctcgacctcccaaagtgctgggattacaggcgtgagccaccgcacccagccccaccaGCTGCATTCTTATAGCTATATTTCACTGATGTGGGCAGAAAAGTGGAAGCTGATGAAGTTTAGTGTTAACATAttgtggggccaggcacggtggcacacgcctgtaatcccagtactttaggaggccgaggtgggtggatcacctgaggtcaggagttcgagatcagcctggctaacatggcaaaaccctgtctctactaaaaatacaaaaattaactggaggttgcagtcccagctactcgggaggctgaggcaagagaatcgcttgaacccgggaggtggaggttgcagtgaaccgagatcgtgccactgcactccagcctgggcaacagagtgagactctgtctcaaaaaaatatagatagatagaatcTGGATTCTACCCCTCACTAACTAACCGTATATTTTACAAGTGGAAAGTTCTTAGAGATCATCTAATCCAATCTTCTCATTTAATGAGAAAACGTAGGTCCGGAAGGTTAAGCAATTTAACCAAGTCCCATAACAAGGTGTAAGCAAAATGGTTAGGGGTGGGCACAGTAAAAAAGGAGGCTTGCTTAACTGTCTATACCTCCAGCCGATTATAAACTGCACGAGAGTCTGCATCATCTCAAGAAGTCTTCTCATAAGACGACTTATGGACAAGGTACGTACCTGGTCTGATACTGGATTGAATAGAATCAAGTGTCCAAAAGACTTTAAGCTCCACAGCTCGCTAGGAAGGAGCTATCTGCCAGAGGCCAGAAAAACCATGAtgaattgtgaggcctcccaacaCGTTTGCTGCTATTGCAATAACATGGTCTCGAAGAGGAGGAAGACTTGTACACTGACAATGGCCAAAAAATACTGGAAGTGGCTTAATTGGAATTGGGATATATAAACGCTAAAACGGAGCTCCTGAGACCCCCTATTTTCTAGGCAATCGGTGCCAACGGTCTGGGAGCCGGCTGCGAAGGTGGTTATCATGGCAAGGGAGGTCGGTCCTGCCCCGCCCCCTCCTCACCTGCGCAGACCTGGGGTAGGGGTTCCGCGGCTCCCGCCCCCCTGCCGCGCCTCTGCGCATGCGTGCGCGGTCCGCCCTTCACTGCGGGTGTCCCTCCCACCGCCTCCAGCTGGTGCCTCCGCCGGGCTAGACCATTTGCCACTTTACACTGAGGGGCTCGGGGGTACGGAAGGCAGAATCGTACCTGATTGGGACAGGTGACCTTACCAGGAAAACGGACAATCTTCCGCCAAACGAACTTTACCCCGGAGGACCCAGGCAGGGCACCTCGGGAGCCTTCGTCCCGACCGGGGACCACCAGCTCCACCTCCGTCCCCGCCCCGAGCGGAGGTGGTCCGGCCGATTGGGATTGTGGGAGATGTAGTTCGCTAGAAGGGGCGATGTGCGCCTGCGCCTCTCGGGAGGGACTTAGGGGGCGTCGAAAATGATGTAAAGACCGAGTTGGCGGCGTGGGGAGTTGTGGCTCGGAGGGCGAGGGTAACTTTCTGGGGGCAGGGGAAGGCAAGGCTGTTTCCCCGGAACGGGACCGGAACAGGTTTATTCGGGGTCACAGAAGGAGTCACCTGCGCA harbors:
- the DNAJC28 gene encoding dnaJ homolog subfamily C member 28; protein product: MNTMYVMMAQILRSHLIKATVIPNRVKMLPYFGIIRNRMMSTHKSKKKIREYYRLLNVEEGCSADEVRESFHKLAKQYHPDSGSNTADSATFIRIEKAYRKVLSHVIEQTNASQSKGEEEEDVEKFKYKTPQHRHYLSFEGIGFGTPTQREKHYRQFRADRAAEQVMEYQKQKLQSQYFPDSVIVKNIRQSKQQKITQAIERLVEDLIQESMAKGDFDNLSGKGKPLKKFSDCSYIDPMTHNLNRILIDNGYQPEWILKQKEISDTIEQLREAILVSRKKLGNPMTPTEKKQWNHVCEQFQENIRKLNKRINDFNLIVPILTRQKVHFDAQKEIVRAQKIYETLIKTKEVTDRNPNNLDQGEGEKTPEIKKGFLNWMNLWKFIKIRSF